A single Pedobacter sp. PACM 27299 DNA region contains:
- a CDS encoding ammonium transporter produces MAKILLKQVGPFAVLAIIAILALFVPLHPNFDEGKYNSSDIAFILVATALVFLMTPGLAFFYGGMVHRKNVLSTMIKSVVAAGVISVLWVTVSFSLAFGESIHGLIGNPLTYLFFQGVNSGPSWSLAPTIPLTLFALFQLMFAIITPGLVVGAVAERIRFTSYILFIVLFALFVYSPLAHWTWHPEGILFKMGVLDFAGGTVVHISAGMAALAGALVLKRRRSHQDHQEVPPANIPYVLIGTGLLWFGWFGFNAGSALGANSLAVSAFATTNIAAGAAGLSWMFFDVARGKKPSVLGFCIGAVVGLVAITPGAGFVSIPSSIFIGAAAAVVSNLAVVWKSKTSLDDTLDVFPCHGVGGIVGMLLTGIFATKTVNAGGVDGLLYGNPAFFFTQLKGVLIVAIFSFVVSFLIFKLINVVQPIRVTSEEEEAGLDASQHDEKYFQGTLIVAATGVEIDNVD; encoded by the coding sequence ATGGCCAAAATTTTATTAAAACAGGTGGGACCTTTTGCAGTTTTAGCAATAATTGCAATTTTAGCCCTTTTTGTACCCCTGCATCCGAACTTTGATGAGGGAAAATACAATTCTTCAGATATTGCATTCATTTTAGTGGCTACTGCTCTGGTATTTTTGATGACTCCAGGTCTTGCATTCTTTTATGGAGGTATGGTTCACCGTAAAAACGTACTTTCTACGATGATCAAGAGTGTGGTTGCCGCAGGAGTGATCAGCGTTTTATGGGTAACCGTTAGCTTTAGTCTGGCTTTTGGTGAAAGTATTCATGGATTAATCGGAAATCCATTGACCTATTTGTTCTTTCAGGGCGTAAACTCCGGACCATCATGGAGCCTGGCGCCAACCATACCTTTAACCTTATTTGCACTTTTTCAATTGATGTTTGCGATCATCACTCCAGGCCTGGTGGTAGGCGCTGTTGCTGAGCGTATTCGTTTCACTTCATACATCCTATTTATTGTGCTGTTTGCACTCTTTGTCTATTCCCCATTAGCACATTGGACATGGCATCCGGAAGGCATCCTGTTTAAAATGGGTGTGCTCGATTTTGCTGGCGGTACCGTCGTACACATTTCTGCTGGTATGGCTGCTTTAGCAGGTGCCTTAGTATTAAAAAGAAGAAGAAGTCACCAGGACCATCAGGAAGTTCCACCAGCAAATATTCCTTATGTACTGATTGGTACTGGCTTGCTATGGTTCGGCTGGTTTGGTTTTAATGCAGGTTCTGCATTAGGCGCAAATAGTTTAGCGGTTTCTGCATTTGCAACGACCAACATCGCTGCCGGTGCAGCAGGATTATCCTGGATGTTTTTCGATGTAGCCAGAGGTAAAAAGCCTTCCGTACTTGGTTTCTGTATCGGTGCTGTAGTAGGTTTGGTCGCCATCACACCTGGTGCTGGATTTGTGAGCATTCCCTCCAGTATTTTTATCGGAGCAGCAGCTGCAGTAGTCTCTAACCTTGCGGTAGTTTGGAAATCAAAAACCAGTTTGGATGATACATTAGACGTATTCCCTTGTCATGGAGTAGGTGGTATCGTTGGAATGCTGCTGACCGGCATATTTGCAACAAAAACAGTAAATGCAGGTGGTGTAGATGGCTTGTTATATGGAAACCCGGCATTTTTCTTTACCCAGCTGAAAGGTGTGCTCATCGTAGCGATTTTTAGTTTCGTCGTTTCCTTCCTGATCTTCAAACTAATCAATGTTGTTCAGCCAATCCGTGTGACTTCTGAAGAAGAGGAAGCAGGTCTGGATGCTAGTCAGCATGATGAGAAATATTTCCAGGGTACTTTAATTGTGGCCGCCACAGGAGTAGAAATCGACAACGTTGATTAA